DNA from Rhodobacteraceae bacterium M382:
ACGGGCGGCCGACATGGTCGAAGACGGAATGCGCGTGGGGCTGGGGACCGGATCGACCGCGGCCTGGCTGGTGCGGTGTCTGGGTGAGATGGTTCGGGATGAGGGGCTGAAGATCCGCGGTGTTCCCACATCGACTCGCACCGCTGAACTGGCACGCGACGTTGGTATCGAAGTGATCAGCCTGGATGAAGCCAAGTGGCTGGACCTGACCATCGACGGCGCGGATGAATTCGACGGTGATCTGAACCTGATCAAGGGCGGCGGCGGCGCATTGTTGCAGGAAAAAATCGTGGCCACCGCATCAGATCAAATGGTGGTGATCGCGGACATCGGCAAAGAGGTCGAAAACCTTGGGGCGTTTCCTTTGCCGGTCGAAGTGATTCCATTTGGCTGGCAAACGACACAGGCGCTGATCGAGGAAACCCTTATTTCCATGGACGTTCTGGGGCGTCAGGCGACGCTGCGGATGAATGGAGACGCACCTTTTGTCACGGATGAGGGGAACCATATTCTGGACCTGCATCTGAAACGCATTGGCAACCCGCGCCAATTGGCCATGGTAATGAACCAGATGCCGGGTGTGGTTGAAAACGGTCTGTTCATTGATATCTGTGACACCGTGGTGATCGGCTTTGGCGACGGCAAGGTCGAAATCCGCGATATCAATGAAGGCACTGTAGAGCACGACCGGCTGGATTTTGTCGAAAGCGACAACCTGTTCACCGATCTTGCCGACTAAAGGTAGATAGCATGAGCTTTGATTACGATCTGTTTGTCATCGGTGGTGGGTCCGGTGGGGTGCGTGCGGCGCGGGTTGCTGCGGGCGACACCGGTGCCAAGGTCGCATTGGCCGAAGAAGACCGCTATGGCGGAACCTGTGTGATCCGGGGCTGTGTGCCCAAAAAGCTGATGGTATTTGCCAGCGAGTATTCCGGCATGGTCGAAGACGCGCAGGCCTATGGTTGGGACATTCAGCCGGGTGGCTTCAACTGGGATGCGTTCCGGGGCAAGCTGAACGCCGAATTGGACCGGCTCGAAGGGATCTATCGCAGCCTGCTCAAGAATTCCGGTGTCGAGAGCTTTGACCAGCGTGCCAAACTGGTCGACGCCCACACGGTCGAGCTGTCAGACGGCACCCGCAAGACTGCCAAACATATTCTGATTGCAACTGGTGGGCGCCCCGTGGTGCCAGAGTTTCCGGGGTCCGAACTGGCGATCACCTCGAATGAGATCTTTCACCTCGACAAGCTGCCGGACAGCATCCTGATCGTCGGGGGCGGCTATATCGCCTCGGAATTTGCAGGAATCATGAACGGGTTGGGGGTGAAGACCACCCAATTCTACCGCGGCGCGCAGATCCTGCGCGGGTTCGATGACGAGGCTCGCGGGTTGGTTTGCGAAGAGATGTGCCAGAACGGCATCGACGTGCATCTGGGCACCAATGTTCTGGAGATGCGCAAAGAGGGCGCGCAGATCTGGGTCAAGGCCACCAATGGCGAAGAACGTCTGTTTGATCAGGTGATGTATGCCACCGGCCGTGCGCCCAATGCGGATGACATGGGGCTCGAAGAGATCGGCATTGAACGCGGTCGCAAGGGTGAAATTGTCGTGGATGCGTACAGCCAGACCGGTGTGCCGTCAGTTTATGCGATCGGGGATGTGACCGACCGGGTCAATCTGACCCCGGTGGCGATCCGCGAAGGCATGGCCTTTGTCGAAACCGTGTTCAAGGGCAATCCGACCCCGGTCGATCATGACCTGATCCCGACGGCGATCTTTACCCAGCCAGAAATGGGAACCGTGGGTCTGAGCGAGGAAGAAGCCCGCGAGCGTGAACCGATCGAGGTTTATTCGGCGTCGTTCAAACCGATGCAGCAGTCCTTTGCAGGACGTGCGGCACGGGTGCTGATGAAGCTGATCGTCAGTCAGGAAACCCGCAAAGTCTTGGGTTGTCATATCGTCGCTCCGGGTGCCGGTGAAATGATCCAATTGGCGGGCATCGCGGTCAAAATGGGCGCAACAAAAGAAGATTTCGATCGGACCGTGGCGGTGCATCCGACTATGTCCGAAGAGCTGGTGACAATGAAATCACCGACGCGGACCGCTTGATTTTCGGGCGGTCCTGCACAGTTATGTGATATGGCCGCGAATCCTGCGGCACAAAAAGGAAAGTTGAAGGAGCGACATGGCGGGCAACAGCGGTGGCCCCTGGGGGGGCGGAGGCGGCTCTTCGGGCGGCGGAGACAACCGGGGCAACAATGGCGGCAACAACGGAGGGGGACGACGCCCCGACGATGAAGGCCCGCAGATTCCCGAAATTGATGACCTGATGAAAAAGGGTCAGGAACAACTGCGCGTGCTCATGGGCGGGCGTGGCGGCAGCGGCGGAAATTCCGGCGGTGGAAACCGGCGAGGCGGCGGTGGTCCGGCTCTGACTGGTGGTACCCTGGCATTGGGCGCGGTTGCGGCAGCGGTCCTGTGGGGCATGGCCAGCTTTTACACGGTCAAACCCGAAGAACAGTCGGTGGAATTGTTCCTGGGCGAATATTCGGCCACCGGCGGTCCGGGCCTGAACTTTGCGCCTTGGCCTGTGGTGACCAAGGAAGTCATCCCGGTCAAGGTCGAACAGACCGAACTGATCGGGGCGGGATCGCGTGGTGGCGACGCCGGGCTGATGCTGACCGGGGATGAAAACATCATCGATGTGGATTTCCAGGTGGTCTGGAACATCAACGATCCGGCACAATATCTGTTCAACCTGCGCGATCCGCGTCAGACCATTCAGGCGGTGTCTGAATCGGCGATGCGGGAAATTATCGCCCAATCCGAACTGGCTCCGATCCTGAACAGGGACCGGGGGATCATCGCTGAACGTCTCAAGGAACTCATCCAGTCGACGCTCGATAGTTACGATTCGGGCGTGAACATCGTCAGGGTCAACTTTGACGGTGCCGATCCGCCAGAGCCGGTCAAAGATGCCTTCCGCGAAGTGCAATCTGCTGGTCAGGAACGTGACCGTCTGGAAAAACAGGCTGACGCTTATGCCAACCGGGTCCTTGCGGGCGCGCGCGGTGAATCCGCTCAGCTGCTGGAGGAGGCCGAAGGCTATCGAGCCAGTGTCGTGAATGAAGCCGAGGGTGAAGCCAGCCGTTTCATAGCGGTTCTGGAAGAGTACTCGAAGGCCCCGGATGTGACCCGCAAGCGTCTGTATCTGGAAACCATGGAAGAGGTCCTGGGCCGCGTGGACAAGATCATTTTGGACGACCAGTCTGGTGAAGGGCAGGGGATCGTCCCCTACCTGCCGCTGAATGAACTGCGCAAGGGAGGTTCCAACTGATGCGTAAATCTACGTTTCTCCTCCCCGTTGTCGTTGTAGCTCTGGTTGTTGCGCTCAGTTCCGTCTTTATCGTGGACGAACGTGAACGGGCGCTGGTGCTTCAGTTTGGGCGTGTTGTTTCGGTCAAAGAAGAGCCGGGCCTGGCGTTCAAGATTCCTTTGATTCAGGAAGTCGTGCGTTATGACGACCGGATCCTCAGCCGCGAAGTCGGACCGCTGGAAATTACTCCGCTGGATGATCGCCGTTTGGTTGTCGATGCCTTTGCGCGCTATCGTATCCTGGATGTGCGCCAGTTCAGACAGGCGGTTGGTGCCGGTGGGATTGCGACAGCTGAATCGCGCCTGGATTCGATCCTGCGTGCCCAGACCCGCGAAATCCTGGGGTCGGTCAGTTCCGATGATATCCTCAGTTCGGACCGCGCGACGTTGATGCTGCGGATCCGCAATGGTGCGATTTCACGGACTCGATCTCTGGGGTTGGAAATCGTCGATGTGCGGCTGAAGCGCACCGACCTGCCGCAGGCAAACCTTCAGGCAACCTTTGCACGGATGCGTGCCGAGCGTGAACGTGAAGCTGCCGACGAAATCGCTCGGGGTGAAGAAGCTGCCCAGAGGGTGCGCGCCCAGGCAGACCGGACGCAGGTTGAAATCGTGTCCCAGGCCCAAAAAGAAGCCGAGATCGTTCGGGGTGAAGCGGATGCGCAACGAAACGCCATCTTTGCAGAAGCCTATGGTCGGGACACCGAATTCTTTGAGTTCTACCGGAGCCTGACCGCTTATGGGCGGGCCTTGCAGGAAGGTAACTCTTCTATGGTGATGTCGCCCGACTCCGAGTTTTTCAACTACCTGAAGTCATCTGAAGGTCGCGTTCAGGAGTGAGTGAAACACTTGGCAACATATTTCTGGCCTTCGGGCTGGTGTTGATTGTGGAGGGGCTGGTCTATGTACTGGCCCCTTCGCTTGTTGAACGGATGTTGGAAATACTGCGGGCTTTGCCCGACGAGGCCCGAAGACAGGTTGGTGGTCTGGCTGTTGTTGCAGGGCTGGTTCTGCTCTGGGCGGCGCATCGCCTCCTCTCATAATTTTTGGGAATGTTGGAATTCCGGGGATCATATCCTCTGAAATATGCAGATTGCAGGACGGATCGTTTAAAATACGGGGTATTGGGTGACGTACGGTCCATTCACTTCCGGTTCACTTGCTTTTGAAACCTTGCAACATCCGTTGCGAGATGAGGTAAAGTTACTACATTGAGCCCATGAAAATTTTGGGGCGTCTTGAATTGCGACCCAACCCGCCGATGGCGGGGTGTCTCATACAAGCTTTGATAAGGAGTGTTACGCGTGCAGCCACAGGCAACCTATTCCATTTCCGGACCGAACATTTTTGCCGCCAGGTTGCGGCTGTTCTGGCTGGGTGCTGTCACAATGCTGATGGTATTGACGCAGACCCTGACTGCCCAGGCACGGCCAGAGAGCCTGGCCCCGTTGGCAGAGCAGATCAGCCCATCGGTGGTCAACATTACGACGACAACCGTCGTCGAAGGCCGGACTGGCCCGCAGGGTATCGTGCCCGAAGGCTCTCCGTTTGAGGAGTTTTTCCGGGACCGCCCCGGAAATGGCGACGAAAACCGCCCGCGCCGGTCTTCGGCGTTGGGATCGGGTTTCGTGATCTCCGAGGATGGTTTTATCGTTACCAACAACCACGTGATCGACGGCGCGGATGAAATTCAGATCGAATTCTTTCCAGGCGAAGGCCAGCCGGCGGAAACATTGCCGGCCAAAGTGATCGGAACCGATCCCAAGACTGACATCGCTCTGCTCAAGGTCGAAGCCGACATGCCACTGCGGTTTGTCCGTTTTGGTGACAGCGATACCGCCCGCGTTGGCGATTGGGTCGTTGCGATGGGGAACCCCCTGGGACAGGGATTTTCGGTCTCGGCCGGGATTGTATCGGCCAGAAACCGCGCGCTGAGCGGGACATATGATGACTACATCCAGACCGACGCTGCCATCAACCGCGGCAACTCCGGTGGACCTTTGTTCAACATGGAGGGCGAGGTCGTTGGTGTGAATACGGCGATCCTGTCGCCCAATGGCGGGTCGATCGGTATCGGATTTTCAATGGCTTCGAATGTGGTCCGCCGGGTGGTTGATCAGCTCAAAGAGTTTGGGGAAACCCGTCGTGGGTGGCTGGGTGTGCGTATTCAAGACGTGAGCCCGGATGTCGCCGAAGCGATCGGTCTGGAGAAGGCCAGCGGGGCGCTGATCACCGATGTGCCCGATGGTCCGTCCAAGGAGGCAGGCCTGCTGGCTGGTGATGTCATCATGAGCTTTGACGGTGTCGACGTAAAAGACACCCGGGGGCTGGTCAAACAGGTCGGAAATGCCGAAGTCGGCAAGGCTGTGCGTGTGGTCGTCTATCGTGATGGGGGCACTCAGACGGTTCTGGTAACGCTAGGACGTCGTGAAGACGCCGAACGTGGGGAAACGTCGACACAGCCGGCGACTCCGGACGTGAGCGAAAAGGATATTCTGGGCCTGACACTGGGACTTCTGACAGATGAGTTGCGCAAGGAGCTGAGTGTCCCGGCCGATCAGAATGGCTTGGTTGTGATGTCGGTCGACGAAGCCTCGCAGGCATGGGAGAAAGGCCTGCGTGCAGGGGATGTGATCACCGAAGCAGGCCAGCAGAAGATCGTGTCGATGGACGGGTTCGAAGAGCGCATTGCAGAGGCAAAAGAGGCCGGGCGCAAATCCCTGCTGCTGCTGGTGCGTCGCGCAGGTGAGCCGCGTTTCGTGGCATTGAGCCTGGAGAACTGACAGGCAATTTCAGATCTTGGAACGGCCGGGCTTTGCCCGGCCGTTTGCATTTTAAGTGCAGGGCCGGTCGAGCGCCTTTGGGAGCGCGCTGTTGTCTATCTCGGGTCAAAAATGGAGAGAGCCATGTGTTGGGGACACATGGCTCTCTCTTGGGAATAAGATCGGCTTGGGACAGGCACAGGACATGCTTGCCGACCCTTGCACCCAGACTGACCGGCAGCGGCACGCGCGTCTGTGATATGTTTCACAAGCCGGTAAGATTATTGAAGTTTTTGGTTGGTAGCTTGCTTTGGGGTCAGATCAGGTCTGGTTCGGCAAGTCGGTGCAATGCAGTTCGGTCCAGTATCTCCAATCCGCCTCGGGTGGCACCAATAACACCTGAGCGCTTCCAGACCGAAATCGTTTTCGATACGGCCTCGCGGGTGGCACCGACAAATTCGGCCAGTTCGCTTTGGGACAGCCCCAATGTGCAGCTTTGTGTTTCTTCCGTCAGGTGGAGCAGCTTGCGTGCCAGGCGGGAGGAGATCGGCAGGAAGACCTGCTCGTTCAACTGGCTGCTCATCCAGCGCATGCGCTGACCAGCCAGGCGGATCATGTCGGCCGCCAATTCAGGATGCTGGGCCAGTTGCTCCAGAACATCGGGATTGCGCACACGCAGGACCCGGGTCGGTTCGCTTGCCATGACGGTTGCAGTGCGGGGACCGGGGTCGAACAATGCGATTTCGCCAAAGATTGATCCGGGACGCATGATGTCCAGGGATAACTTGCGCCCGGTCGCGGACAGGATCGACACTTCGACCGCGCCGGTAACAATCACAAACAGCGCGTCCCCGACGTCTCCCTGCTCGAACAATACCTGACCCTGGTCCAGGGGAACTTCGGTGGCCTGGCTTGCCAGAAGCCGCTTTAGCCGATCCGAGGCGCAAGATAGGAAACCGGTGTCGGGCAGGTCATGTGGCTCCATCAAGGTTTCCTTTGTTTCAGTTCCGGTCCCCAACCAGTCAACAGGACCACAGGCAGAGGAGCAAGGGGAGGATTACCGCTTTTGTCTCCATTTAGTCAGAGGTTTATTCGATCTGCACCTCGACCAGACCCAGCTTGCGGGCGGTTGCCAGAGAGAGAATGCCGGTGTCCAACCCGTGTGGCTTCTGATATTTTCGGATCGCTGTTTGGGTGTGTGTATCCATCTCTGCCGTGATCTGACCACGATACAGGCTGCGCACCTTGAGCGCGCGTTGAAGCGAAGCGATGAATTGAGGGGTCATGACGTCGTCACAGGGGGTTTCAAACCACTCTTCCGTGCGTTCGCGAACGATCTGCTGAATGGTCTCCGTCTTGAAGATCGCCGGGCTCGTGACGGTCCCATCGACCAGTATTTGCGCCGGTTGTATCATGATCTGATGGGTGACCGTTTCAATGACGGCGGGGGTAACCTGTTTGCCCCAGCAGGTTCCCGGAGCAGCGCCGGGGGGGGCTTCCTGCTGCAGGCGCGTGACCTGAGAGCCAGTCGGTCCATTCAAGTCGGGCAAGCCCTGTTCACAGCCTGCAAGCATGGCACATAGGCAGGCCAACGTCGCAACGTGGCGAAAGGGAAACTTGGTCGACATGCTCGGGCCTCGGACAGGCGTTTTGCCACGATCCTAACCTAAATCGGATGTCGGCGCAAAGGCCGCATCGGTGTCGTGGCCCTGTTCCTGCAAGAGCAGGTCCAGCATGGGAGAGATGTCTTCGATCTCTTCGGCGATCAGATGGGAGACCGAATGTGCGCGCTGCAGTCGCCCCGTGATCCTGAGCAATCGCCCTGCTATCACCGCTCGCCGGAAGCGTTCGTACATCTTGCGCCAGACGATCACATTGACAATGCCGGTTTCATCCTCGAGCGTCAGGAAAATCACCCCTTTGGCGGTGCCGGGACGCTGCCGTAAAATGACCAACCCGGCCACGGTCAACCGGGTTCCGTCGGGGGGGCGGCACAAGTGTTCGGCCGGAAGGCAGGCCGGAGGGCGGGGCCAGTCCGGCCCATTTGGAACGGGCGTTAGAAACAGGGGATGGGACATTTGGGTTCTGGGGACTGGAGGTGTTAGAACAAATATAGAACAAAAGAGCAGAAAGTCCAGCTGCGGCATCAATCAGTCGCAAATGGGGCTGGCATCACTGCGGGGGCTTGGCTAGACAGTTGCGCGAGTACCGAGAGGGGAGAATACCGACGATGGCAAAGATTACCTATATCGAACACAACGGCACCGAGCATGTTGTTGACGTGGCCAATGGGCTGACCGTGATGGAAGGCGCACGCGACAACAATATTCCGGGCATTGAAGCCGATTGCGGGGGTGCCTGTGCCTGTTCGACATGCCACGTCTATGTGGACCCTGCCTGGGTGGAAAAACTGCCGGCCAAGGACGACATGGAAGAAGACATGCTGGACTTTGCCTATGAACCAGACGCCGCACGGTCGCGCCTGACCTGTCAGGTCAAGGTGACTGATGGGCTGGACGGTCTGGTCGTGCATATGCCGGAAAAACAGATCTGATGCGATCCGGGACCAAAGCGCGGCGTTTTCTGTCGCGCCACTGGTCTCGATGCACCCGCCGCGCGTGGTTGGCGGCGGCACTGTGGTTGGCCGGGGTCGGTGTCGTCGCGGCCTGTCAGAAACCACCTTCTGATCTGGCCGGGGACGGATCGTTTGTGCGCTTACCAGCGTGTTCGGGCCGCCAGTTCGAAACCTGCCCGGGGCAACAGATTTCTGCGGCCTGGTATGGCGAGGAAACCACGCTGTACCCGCATGGCGTTCTAGGGGATGCCATCGAATATTCCCGGCTGGAGGTTTATACCAGCGCAGAACATGCCACCGCATGCGGGACCAAAAGCGTCCGGTTGGACAAGCAGCATGTTTTCGAAGATTTGGCACCGCGGTTGGTCGATTTGGATGGTGACGGCACGGCCGAAATAATCACAATTCGCAGTCATGTGGACAAAGGGGCGCAGATCGCCATTTACGGCGGTGGCGGCGATGATGCCCAGCTGAAGCTCATCGCAGCCACGCCCTATATCGGCCGCAGAAACCGCTGGCTTGCTCCTGTTGGCGCTGCTGATCTCGACAGAGACGGATACGTCGAAATTGCCTATGTTGATCGTCCGCACCTGGCCAAGACCCTGAGGGTTTGGCGGTTCCGGGATGGAAAGCTGGAGCCGGTGGCCGACCAGCCGGGTCTGACCAACCACAGGATCGGGCAGGATTTCATTACGTCGGGCATTCGTGACTGTGGGCAGGGACCCGAGATGGTCACCGTTGATGCCGGTTGGGACAGGGTCATGGTGTCCCGGTTGCAGGGCGGTCAGATCCGGACCACAGCGCTGGGGCCATATGAGGGGCGCGCAAGCGTCGATCAGGCATTGACCTGTTCCTGAGCGTTGTGTGCCGGCCCAATTTTGCCAAGCAGCAGGGTTGCCGTTCGTTTGTCTTTGCAGCCATCAACGTTCTATGACCTGCTCCAATTCGCTCACTCCGGTTTTTAACGTCTGTTACCGGCGGCTCAGCCGGCAACGCGCACCACGTGCTCTCCTTCGATCTGACCGAGCGACGAAAACAGCGCTGCCGTGTTGCTGGCGCTGAATTTCTTGAGCAGCTTGGCGCGATAGACCTCGACAGTGCGATAGCTGAGCTCCAGGTCGCGGGCAATTTCCTTGGAGGTCTTACCTTCGGAAAGGAGAGAGAACACTTCCCGCTCGCGCCGGGTCAATGGCTGATACGGGCGGAGAGCAGAGAGATCGGCAAAACTCCAGACGGCACGGGCCAGTGGATCATCGGGGGTAAAGCTGTGACCGCGCACCCGAACCCAGAACAGGTCGCCGTCCTTGCGTCGCATGACCCGTTCGTCCCAATACAGGTTGCCGCGTCCCAATGTGTCGTCTCCGCGATGGCGCACATTCAGAAATTCGGCCTCGCTGGGGTACAGAAAGACAAACAACTGGTTCAGTAGCTCGTCCTGTGAATACTGGAACATCTCACGAAATCGTAGATTGGTTTCACGGATCACCCGGTTTTCGGTCACCACCAGCCCAATGGGCGCATAGTCAAAGGCCAGCTCCTGCAGATCTCCGGATCCATAAGCCCGGTCAAGTTCGCTTGGCTCTGGTGAGCGGGTCATTGCGATCTCCGTATGATGGTGGCGGGAACAGAGGTCGTCCCGCGACACGCATAGTTTTGCACCCTGCTCCTTGATGTAAAGCGCTAACTGACGGGCTGCAACCGCACCGCGCTGCGCGGGCGCGGTGCCAGGCCCAACGGGGCGCGACGCCGCAGGCGTCAAGGCCGGGCGGGAGCGCTTTTTGGGAGGATGTTTCCTTGGTCGGACGATCAGGTCGTTTCGCACGAAACCATGTGGCGCATGGTCAGGGATGTTGGCCTGTCGTACCCGGGATGAGAGGTGACACCGGTCTGAATGAACCCCATGCGGGCAAAGGCGGCATGGTTTTCAACCAATTCGATCCGGGATTGCAGCTCGACCCTGTTGAAACCAAGCGCTCTGGCACGGTCACAGGCGAGGTCCACCATGACCCGCGCCAAACCCAACCCGCGGGACTCTTTGGCGACAGCGAGCTTGCCAAGATACAGGTGATCGGATTTCGGAGTGAGAAAGACGCAGGCGGCGACAGGGTCCCCGATGACCCAGACTTCACCCATCTGGCATTGCTGGAGCAGGGCATCTTCGGACAAGCGATGCATGGAAGAGGGCGGGTCGATCCTGCCATCCATATAAGCAAAGCTGGTTTGAATCAGCTGTAGCACCTCGCCAAGCCGATGATCGGTTGTAGTGATAGTGTTTGGGCGTGACATCATAGGGAACTCGACAGCCCGATGTTACCCGTTCACTGCAAAAAGAAAAGGCCTTCCAGCTTGGTGATGTCCGGGTGTTGATCCGCACCGACACCCGGCACTCGATGTGCTCCCGTCCCTTTGCCCTGTCTTTCTGACGAAAGACCGGACAAAGCGTTGGGCCTAGCACCGCGCGCTGGCGCGCGGTGCTAGGCCGCTTGACGGTGACGTTTTCGGCCGCGTGAACTGTGACGGCAGCGGGCCTGCGGCGCGCTGCCAGGCCCAAGGCCTATGATCCTGCATCTGTGATGCAGGATCAGGGCGCGGGAGCCCTTTGGTCTTTGGTCTGGACCCTAGGCAGGGTTTCAGAGTGCGCGCCAGCCGATATCGCGACGGAAGAACCCGCCGGGCCAGTCGATGGACTCGACCATCGCATAAGCGCGGTCGCGGGCCTCTTGCAATGACTCACCTCTGGCTGTGACATTCAGAACCCGGCCACCCGTGGCGACAATCTTGCCGTCCTGTGCCTTGGTTCCGGCGTGAAACACCATATTGTGGCTATCCTCAGGCTGGGTCTCCAGTGCTTTGATCTCGGTGCCTTTTTCGTAGGACCCGGGATAGCCATTCGCCGCCATCACGATGGTGATCGCGTGATCGTCGCCCCAATTCACCTGCGCCTCTGTCAGCCGGCCTTCGGCTGCCGCATGCATCAGGTCCAGTGCCTGTGCTCCGAGACGCATCATCAGCACCTGACATTCCGGATCGCCAAAACGCACATTGTATTCCACCAGACGCGGCTGGCCGTCCTTGATCATCAGGCCGGCATACAGCACCCCTTGATAGGGCATGCCGCGCTCTGCCATCGCCTTCATCGTTGGTTTGACGATTTCGTCCATCGCCTTGGCTTCGATCTCAGCCGACAGAACCGGGGCGGGAGAATAGGCCCCCATCCCGCCGGTGTTCAGACCGGTGTCGCCTTCACCGACGCGTTTATGGTCCTGGGCCGAGCCAATCGGCAGAACGTCTTCACCGTCTACCAGAACAAAGAGCGATGCCTCTTCACCCTCCATGAATTCCTCGATTACGACTTCGGCCCCGGCACCGCCAAAGCTGCCACCGAACATGTCGTCGATGGCGTCCAGCGCTGTGGCTTCGTCCATGGCAACGATCACGCCCTTACCGGCTGCCAGCCCGTCGGCCTTGACCACGATTGGGGCACCGTTGGCGCGGATATGGGTCTTAGCGGCCTCGGCATCGGAAAAATGGCCGTAGCCAGCGGTTGGCGCGTTCGAGACGTCACAGATTTCCTTGGTAAAGCTCTTGGACGCTTCCAGGCGCGCGGCGGCCTCGGACGGGCCAAAGACCAGCACACCGGCTTCGCGCAGGCGATCTGCGACACCGACGGCCAGAGGCGCTTCGGGGCCGACGATGACAAAATCAATGGCATTCTCTTCGGCAAAGCTGGCAACTGCACCGCCATCCATGATGTCAAACGATGCACATTCCGCGATCTGTTCGATCCCGGCATTTCCGGGGCATACGATCAGTTTGTCACATTTGGGGTTCTGCATGACGGCCCAAGCCAGAGCATGTTCACGTCCACCGCTTCCGAGGATAAGGATATTCATTCGCGCATACTCCGATCTGCTTGGCCTTGCTTGACGCGCGTTCTATGCTGATGCGACGCATAGAACAAGAACCCGCGCCATTTCGAGGGAGCGCCCAATTGTCCGACCTGTTTGACGAGCCCGTGCCGGGCCAAAACATGCCTGAATTCACCGTTTCGGAGATCTCGGGCGAGGTGAAACGCACGCTGGAAGGTACATTTGGCCGGGTTCGGGTGCGTGGCGAGGTCGGTCGTGTGTTCAAGGCGCGCTCGGGACATCTCTATTACGACATCAAGGACGATCGTAGCGTGCTGGCCTGCACCACATGGAAAGGGCAAGTGGCGAATCTGTCGGTCGTTCCCGAAGAGGGCCTTGAAGTCGTCGTGACCGGGCGACTCACCGCCTTTGGGGCGCAATCAAAATACAATCTGAATGTGGATGAAGTCGCCGTTGCCGGTCAGGGCGCGTTGATGGCGCTTTTGGAAAAGCGCAAGAAGCAGCTTGAGACCGAGGGGTTGTTTGCCGCCGAACGCAAGCAAGCGTTGCCCTTCCTGCCGGATATCATCGGTGTGGTGACCTCGCCATCGGGGGCTGTGATCCGGGACATTCTGCACCGGCTGCGCGATCGGTTCCCTCGCAAAGTTCTGATTTGGCCTGTGGCCGTGCAGGGGGCCAATTGCGCGCCCGAAGTGGCCCGTGCCATCAATGGATTCAACCAGCTGACACCGGGTGGGGCGCTGCCCCGGCCGGATCTGATTATCGTCGCGCGCGGTGGTGGTTCAATCGAGGATCTGTGGGGGTTCAACGAAGAGATCGTCGCCCGGGCAGCAGCAGCCTCCCAAATTCCGCTCATCTCGGCGGTGGGACATGAAACCGACACCACTCTGATCGACTTTGTTTCGGATCAACGGGCACCGACACCCACGGCGGCTGCAGAACTGGCGGTGCCGGTGCGGATGGACCTATTGGCCTGGAGTGATGACATGGGCGCACGCCTGACCCGCGCGGCGACGCAGGCGATCAGCCAGCGCAGCCAGCGGCTGGCCGATCTCAGTCGCGCCATGCCGCGAGCCGACAGCCTGTTGGACTCGCCGCGCCAGAGGTTAGATCAGGCCGAAGAACGTCTGCCGAATGCGCTGATCCGGGGCGTGCAGAATCGGGAGTTGCGTCTCAGCGAAGCGGCCGCACCATTGCGCAGCGAGGTCTTGCGGAGCCGGCTGCGGCGTGATCACGAACGCTTGGAAGATCGCGTCAACC
Protein-coding regions in this window:
- a CDS encoding Crp/Fnr family transcriptional regulator, with protein sequence MEPHDLPDTGFLSCASDRLKRLLASQATEVPLDQGQVLFEQGDVGDALFVIVTGAVEVSILSATGRKLSLDIMRPGSIFGEIALFDPGPRTATVMASEPTRVLRVRNPDVLEQLAQHPELAADMIRLAGQRMRWMSSQLNEQVFLPISSRLARKLLHLTEETQSCTLGLSQSELAEFVGATREAVSKTISVWKRSGVIGATRGGLEILDRTALHRLAEPDLI
- a CDS encoding peptidoglycan-binding protein; the encoded protein is MLAGCEQGLPDLNGPTGSQVTRLQQEAPPGAAPGTCWGKQVTPAVIETVTHQIMIQPAQILVDGTVTSPAIFKTETIQQIVRERTEEWFETPCDDVMTPQFIASLQRALKVRSLYRGQITAEMDTHTQTAIRKYQKPHGLDTGILSLATARKLGLVEVQIE
- a CDS encoding 2Fe-2S iron-sulfur cluster binding domain-containing protein gives rise to the protein MAKITYIEHNGTEHVVDVANGLTVMEGARDNNIPGIEADCGGACACSTCHVYVDPAWVEKLPAKDDMEEDMLDFAYEPDAARSRLTCQVKVTDGLDGLVVHMPEKQI
- a CDS encoding VCBS repeat-containing protein — its product is MRSGTKARRFLSRHWSRCTRRAWLAAALWLAGVGVVAACQKPPSDLAGDGSFVRLPACSGRQFETCPGQQISAAWYGEETTLYPHGVLGDAIEYSRLEVYTSAEHATACGTKSVRLDKQHVFEDLAPRLVDLDGDGTAEIITIRSHVDKGAQIAIYGGGGDDAQLKLIAATPYIGRRNRWLAPVGAADLDRDGYVEIAYVDRPHLAKTLRVWRFRDGKLEPVADQPGLTNHRIGQDFITSGIRDCGQGPEMVTVDAGWDRVMVSRLQGGQIRTTALGPYEGRASVDQALTCS
- a CDS encoding LuxR C-terminal-related transcriptional regulator — protein: MTRSPEPSELDRAYGSGDLQELAFDYAPIGLVVTENRVIRETNLRFREMFQYSQDELLNQLFVFLYPSEAEFLNVRHRGDDTLGRGNLYWDERVMRRKDGDLFWVRVRGHSFTPDDPLARAVWSFADLSALRPYQPLTRREREVFSLLSEGKTSKEIARDLELSYRTVEVYRAKLLKKFSASNTAALFSSLGQIEGEHVVRVAG
- a CDS encoding GNAT family N-acetyltransferase — encoded protein: MMSRPNTITTTDHRLGEVLQLIQTSFAYMDGRIDPPSSMHRLSEDALLQQCQMGEVWVIGDPVAACVFLTPKSDHLYLGKLAVAKESRGLGLARVMVDLACDRARALGFNRVELQSRIELVENHAAFARMGFIQTGVTSHPGYDRPTSLTMRHMVSCETT
- the purD gene encoding phosphoribosylamine--glycine ligase — encoded protein: MNILILGSGGREHALAWAVMQNPKCDKLIVCPGNAGIEQIAECASFDIMDGGAVASFAEENAIDFVIVGPEAPLAVGVADRLREAGVLVFGPSEAAARLEASKSFTKEICDVSNAPTAGYGHFSDAEAAKTHIRANGAPIVVKADGLAAGKGVIVAMDEATALDAIDDMFGGSFGGAGAEVVIEEFMEGEEASLFVLVDGEDVLPIGSAQDHKRVGEGDTGLNTGGMGAYSPAPVLSAEIEAKAMDEIVKPTMKAMAERGMPYQGVLYAGLMIKDGQPRLVEYNVRFGDPECQVLMMRLGAQALDLMHAAAEGRLTEAQVNWGDDHAITIVMAANGYPGSYEKGTEIKALETQPEDSHNMVFHAGTKAQDGKIVATGGRVLNVTARGESLQEARDRAYAMVESIDWPGGFFRRDIGWRAL